In Bradyrhizobium erythrophlei, a single genomic region encodes these proteins:
- the ltnD gene encoding L-threonate dehydrogenase yields MSSSAKPRIAVIGLGSMGYGMASALKRAGFEVTGCDVAAETVQRFVSEGGEGARTPADAARDADIVVSVVVNAAQTETILFGKDGVAETLAKGAVFVSSATMDPEIARRLAKQLETTGRHYLDAPISGGAQRAAQGELTILASGSAAAFAGARPALDAMAAKLYELGDAAGQGAAFKMINQLLAGVHIAAASEAIAFAAKQGLDIRKVYEVITASAGNSWMFENRMPHVLDGDYTPRSAVEIFVKDLGIIQDMARSAKFPVPVSAAALQMFLMTAASGMGRDDDASVARMYARVTGTKLPGEPN; encoded by the coding sequence ATGTCCTCTTCCGCCAAGCCGCGCATTGCCGTGATCGGGTTGGGCTCGATGGGTTACGGCATGGCCTCTGCGCTCAAGCGCGCCGGATTTGAGGTCACAGGTTGCGACGTGGCGGCGGAAACTGTTCAGCGGTTCGTGTCCGAAGGCGGCGAGGGCGCCAGGACGCCGGCCGACGCCGCCCGAGATGCCGACATCGTCGTCAGCGTGGTCGTCAACGCCGCGCAGACCGAAACCATTCTGTTCGGCAAGGACGGCGTCGCGGAGACGTTGGCGAAGGGCGCGGTGTTTGTTTCGTCGGCAACCATGGACCCTGAGATCGCCAGAAGGCTTGCGAAACAACTGGAGACAACCGGCCGGCATTATCTCGACGCGCCGATTTCCGGCGGCGCGCAACGCGCGGCGCAGGGCGAACTGACCATTCTGGCCTCGGGCAGCGCGGCGGCCTTTGCCGGCGCGCGGCCGGCGCTCGATGCGATGGCCGCCAAGCTCTATGAACTCGGCGATGCCGCGGGCCAAGGCGCGGCCTTCAAGATGATCAACCAACTCCTTGCCGGCGTTCATATCGCGGCGGCCTCGGAGGCGATCGCGTTTGCCGCCAAGCAGGGCCTCGATATCCGCAAGGTCTACGAGGTCATCACGGCGTCCGCCGGCAATTCCTGGATGTTCGAAAACCGCATGCCGCACGTGCTCGATGGCGACTATACGCCACGCAGTGCGGTCGAGATTTTCGTCAAGGACCTTGGCATCATCCAGGACATGGCCCGATCAGCGAAATTCCCGGTGCCGGTCTCGGCTGCGGCCTTGCAAATGTTCCTGATGACGGCGGCGTCAGGCATGGGCCGCGACGACGACGCATCGGTGGCGCGGATGTATGCGCGCGTCACCGGTACGAAACTCCCCGGCGAGCCGAACTAA
- a CDS encoding LysR family transcriptional regulator, translating into MVDFKSIETFLWVVTLGSFRGAGQRLNTTQPAISQRIAQLEREMGVKLLNRDHRVVSPTASGRQLMVYAEKLIGLRAEMMAEVGDRSAMRGALRLGVAETIVHTWLPRLVKSVNTDYPNLSLEIEVDITPNLSARLFAQEIELAFVLGPLSGPSVRNRVLCDYPVSFVTSPSLGLGKGPFTLKELAKFPIITFARKTQPYETVRSLFNRPDLPPIRLHASASLATVIHMAIEGLGIAVIPAAIVENELADGKLSELKTSFQIKPLTFCAAWLTSPEETAVERVVDLAAKIAQGNSATVGLPIIDAPRRARH; encoded by the coding sequence ATGGTGGACTTCAAGTCTATCGAGACATTCCTTTGGGTGGTGACGCTCGGCAGCTTCCGCGGCGCCGGCCAGCGCCTCAACACCACGCAGCCGGCGATCTCGCAGCGGATTGCCCAGCTCGAGCGCGAAATGGGCGTCAAGCTGTTGAACCGCGATCATCGCGTGGTGTCGCCGACCGCGAGCGGCCGGCAATTGATGGTCTATGCCGAGAAGCTGATCGGCCTGCGCGCTGAAATGATGGCGGAAGTCGGCGATCGTTCGGCGATGCGCGGCGCGTTGCGGCTCGGCGTTGCCGAAACCATCGTGCACACCTGGCTGCCGCGCCTCGTCAAGAGCGTCAACACCGACTATCCCAACCTGTCGCTCGAGATCGAGGTCGACATCACGCCGAATCTCAGCGCGCGCCTGTTCGCGCAGGAGATCGAGCTCGCCTTTGTGTTGGGCCCGCTGTCGGGCCCAAGCGTGCGGAACCGCGTGCTGTGCGATTATCCGGTTAGCTTCGTAACCAGCCCCTCACTTGGCCTCGGCAAAGGCCCGTTCACGCTCAAGGAGCTGGCCAAATTCCCGATTATTACTTTCGCGCGGAAGACGCAGCCCTACGAGACGGTGCGCTCGCTGTTCAACCGTCCCGATCTGCCGCCGATCCGGTTGCACGCAAGCGCTTCGCTCGCGACCGTCATCCATATGGCGATCGAGGGCTTGGGCATCGCCGTCATACCCGCCGCGATCGTGGAAAACGAGCTCGCCGACGGCAAGCTGTCCGAGCTCAAAACCAGCTTCCAGATCAAGCCACTGACCTTCTGCGCGGCCTGGCTCACCTCGCCGGAGGAGACCGCGGTCGAGCGCGTCGTCGACCTTGCCGCCAAAATCGCGCAAGGCAACAGTGCGACTGTGGGGCTACCGATTATTGACGCGCCGCGAAGAGCGCGTCATTGA
- a CDS encoding aldolase, with protein sequence MSETKIREEICRLGRSLFERGLTPGSSGNISVKLDDGGWLVTPTNASLGFLDPVRLSRLDAAGKLLSGDAPTKEVPLHSALYETRAPARAVVHLHSTHSVALSMLPEIDPRAALPPMTAYYLMKCGATALVPYYRPGDPAVADAIKGLAGKYSSVLLANHGPVVSGDTLEAAVFAVEELEETAKLYLLLRGLNPRYLTPAQVADLTKVFELKLPDDHQH encoded by the coding sequence ATGAGCGAAACAAAAATCCGCGAGGAAATCTGCCGGCTGGGCCGTTCGCTATTCGAGCGCGGCCTGACGCCGGGCTCCTCGGGCAATATTTCGGTCAAGCTCGACGATGGCGGCTGGCTGGTGACGCCGACCAACGCCTCGCTCGGCTTCCTTGACCCAGTTCGGCTGTCGCGGCTGGATGCGGCCGGCAAGTTGCTTTCCGGCGACGCCCCGACCAAGGAAGTGCCGTTGCACAGCGCGCTGTACGAGACACGCGCACCTGCGCGGGCTGTCGTGCATCTGCACTCGACCCATTCGGTCGCACTCTCGATGCTGCCGGAAATCGATCCGCGCGCGGCGCTGCCGCCGATGACGGCCTATTACCTGATGAAATGCGGCGCGACCGCGCTTGTGCCCTATTACCGGCCCGGCGACCCGGCCGTGGCCGACGCCATCAAGGGTCTCGCGGGAAAATATTCGTCAGTGCTGCTTGCCAACCACGGCCCGGTCGTTTCCGGCGACACGCTGGAAGCCGCGGTATTCGCGGTCGAGGAACTGGAAGAAACCGCAAAGCTCTATCTGCTGTTGCGCGGCTTGAATCCCCGTTATCTCACGCCGGCGCAGGTGGCGGATCTGACGAAGGTGTTCGAGCTGAAATTGCCGGACGATCACCAGCATTGA
- a CDS encoding putative hydro-lyase, with translation MTISAAVQSSTGGGDLLPSREARLAYRSGKAGSTAGVAKGFVQGNLAILPEKFAGSFHRFCQLNPKPCPIIGMSDVGDPRIPSLGLDLDIRTDVPRYRVWRDGEVIEEPTDVKAHWRDDLVAFVLGCSFSFEEALLAEGLPIRHIEHDIRVPMYRTNVACQSAGPFAGPMVVSMRPFKPAQAIRAVQITTRFPSVHGAPVHLGHPHSIGIKDIAKPDYGDPVPVEADEIPVFWACGVTPQAVIAAAKVPFAITHAPGLMLVTDLKNRDLAVL, from the coding sequence ATGACCATTTCTGCGGCAGTGCAGTCGTCCACTGGGGGCGGGGACTTGCTACCAAGCCGGGAGGCGCGGCTTGCCTACCGTTCCGGCAAGGCCGGATCCACCGCCGGCGTCGCCAAAGGCTTCGTTCAGGGCAATCTTGCGATCCTGCCGGAAAAGTTCGCAGGCTCGTTCCACCGTTTCTGTCAGCTCAATCCCAAGCCGTGCCCGATCATCGGCATGTCCGATGTCGGCGATCCCCGCATTCCCTCGCTCGGCCTCGATCTCGATATCCGCACCGATGTGCCGCGCTATCGCGTCTGGCGCGACGGCGAGGTGATCGAGGAGCCGACCGACGTCAAGGCGCACTGGCGCGACGACCTCGTTGCTTTCGTACTGGGCTGCTCGTTCTCGTTCGAAGAAGCGCTGTTGGCCGAAGGCCTGCCGATCCGTCATATCGAGCACGATATCCGCGTGCCGATGTACCGGACCAATGTCGCCTGCCAATCGGCCGGACCGTTCGCGGGCCCCATGGTGGTGTCGATGCGTCCTTTCAAGCCGGCGCAAGCGATCCGCGCGGTGCAGATCACCACGCGCTTTCCATCAGTGCATGGCGCGCCGGTTCATCTCGGCCACCCGCATTCGATCGGGATCAAGGACATTGCCAAACCCGATTATGGCGATCCGGTCCCGGTCGAGGCGGACGAGATCCCGGTGTTCTGGGCATGCGGCGTCACACCACAGGCGGTGATTGCCGCGGCCAAGGTGCCGTTTGCTATCACGCATGCGCCGGGTCTGATGCTCGTGACGGATTTGAAGAACAGGGACCTTGCCGTACTTTAA
- a CDS encoding branched-chain amino acid ABC transporter permease produces the protein MDTAFAQRRRRDLIIAAVFTAISAAVPFFVKDVYVQNIMVLTLMYAALSQSWNILSGYCGQISLGHALYFGLGAYTTALLFTKFGVLPWFGMLGGGLISAVIAMALGYPCFRLRGHYFVIATIVIAETALLLFQNWDWAGAALGIDIPVRGDSWLKFQFTRSKLPYFYFALALACIAWLVTWWLEDSKWGYWWRAVKDNPDAAESLGVVVFNSKMGAAAVSAFLTAIGGSFYAQFVSYIDPESVMGFQFSLLMALPAVLGGIGTLWGPVLGAVILIPLTELTRSFIGGSGRGVDLIVYGTLIVLISLARPQGLVGLFSPKRKEIAR, from the coding sequence ATGGATACGGCTTTCGCCCAGCGCCGTCGCCGCGATCTCATTATCGCCGCCGTCTTTACCGCGATCTCGGCGGCGGTTCCCTTTTTCGTCAAGGACGTCTACGTCCAGAACATCATGGTGCTGACCTTGATGTATGCGGCGTTGTCGCAGAGCTGGAACATCCTGTCGGGCTATTGCGGGCAGATTTCGCTCGGGCATGCGCTGTATTTCGGGCTTGGTGCCTACACCACCGCGTTGCTCTTCACCAAGTTCGGCGTGCTGCCGTGGTTCGGCATGCTCGGCGGCGGCTTGATCTCGGCTGTGATCGCGATGGCGCTGGGCTACCCCTGCTTCCGCCTGCGCGGGCACTATTTCGTTATCGCAACCATCGTCATCGCCGAGACCGCGCTTCTATTGTTCCAGAACTGGGACTGGGCAGGCGCGGCGCTTGGCATCGATATCCCGGTGCGCGGCGATAGCTGGCTCAAATTCCAGTTCACCCGCAGCAAACTGCCGTATTTTTATTTCGCACTCGCGCTCGCCTGCATCGCCTGGCTCGTGACCTGGTGGCTGGAAGATTCGAAGTGGGGCTATTGGTGGCGCGCGGTGAAGGACAATCCGGATGCCGCCGAAAGCCTGGGCGTCGTGGTGTTCAATTCCAAGATGGGCGCGGCGGCGGTCTCGGCGTTCCTCACGGCGATCGGCGGCAGCTTCTATGCCCAGTTCGTCTCCTATATCGATCCCGAAAGCGTCATGGGCTTTCAGTTCTCGCTTCTGATGGCGCTGCCCGCAGTGCTCGGCGGCATCGGCACGCTGTGGGGTCCGGTGCTGGGCGCGGTCATTCTCATTCCGCTCACGGAATTGACGCGCTCGTTCATCGGCGGCTCCGGCCGCGGCGTCGATCTGATCGTCTACGGCACGTTGATCGTTTTGATTTCGCTCGCGCGCCCCCAAGGGCTGGTCGGATTGTTTTCGCCGAAGCGCAAGGAAATCGCCCGATGA
- a CDS encoding ABC transporter ATP-binding protein — MTALLETKGIWQRFGGLVANSDVSISVGRGEIVGLIGPNGAGKSTLFNLIAGVYTPTQGSIIFDGEDVTGLSAAERCERGVGRTFQVVKSFETMTVIDNVIVGALIRTTVMREARRKAHEVLEFCGLAGRANTLASQLIPSEKRRLEVARALATEPKLLLLDEVLTGLTPIEAQTGVELVRKVRATGVTVLMVEHVMEIVMPLVDRAIVLDLGKVLVEGKPSEVVRDPKVITAYLGDRHAVGA; from the coding sequence ATGACCGCGCTGTTGGAAACTAAAGGCATCTGGCAGCGCTTCGGCGGCCTTGTCGCCAACAGCGATGTCTCGATCTCGGTCGGGCGCGGCGAGATCGTAGGCCTGATCGGCCCCAACGGCGCCGGCAAATCGACCTTGTTCAACCTGATCGCGGGTGTTTACACGCCGACCCAGGGCTCGATCATCTTCGACGGCGAGGACGTCACGGGGCTGTCGGCGGCCGAACGCTGCGAGCGCGGCGTCGGGCGCACCTTCCAGGTCGTCAAAAGCTTCGAGACCATGACGGTGATCGATAACGTCATCGTCGGCGCCTTGATCCGCACCACCGTCATGCGCGAGGCGCGCCGCAAGGCCCATGAGGTGCTGGAGTTCTGTGGCCTGGCGGGGCGGGCGAATACGCTCGCCAGCCAGTTGATCCCGTCGGAAAAGCGCCGTCTCGAAGTGGCGCGCGCGCTTGCGACCGAGCCGAAATTGCTGCTGCTCGACGAAGTCCTGACCGGGCTGACGCCGATCGAGGCGCAGACCGGCGTTGAACTGGTTCGCAAAGTGCGCGCCACCGGCGTCACCGTGTTGATGGTCGAGCATGTCATGGAAATCGTAATGCCGCTGGTCGACCGCGCCATCGTGCTCGATCTCGGCAAGGTTCTGGTCGAAGGCAAGCCGAGCGAAGTCGTTCGCGATCCGAAAGTGATCACGGCCTATCTTGGGGATCGTCATGCTGTCGGTGCGTGA
- a CDS encoding branched-chain amino acid ABC transporter permease → MTAETIIQSLASGLLMGLLYGLIAAGLALIFGLMDVVNFAHGEFLMIAMYVTFFLFAFFAVDPLLSAPLVAAALFVFGAVVYLLIVRFAVRAKANAGMVQIFSTFGLAIVMRGLAQYFFTPDYRSITHSWLGGKTISIGGIFLPVPQLCGAFVAIAAFVALYFFINRTDFGRALEATREDAGAVALVGIDKNRVFALGWGLGAALVGLAGAIMAIFFYIYPDVGASFALIAYVTVALGGFGSVFGAFAGGLIVGLVEASTALILPPSLKSIGIYAVYLLVVFVRPRGLFGSM, encoded by the coding sequence GTGACCGCCGAGACCATTATTCAAAGTCTGGCCAGCGGCCTCTTGATGGGCCTGCTCTACGGCCTGATCGCCGCCGGGCTGGCGCTGATCTTCGGCCTGATGGACGTAGTGAATTTCGCCCACGGCGAATTCCTGATGATCGCGATGTATGTGACGTTCTTCCTGTTCGCGTTCTTCGCGGTCGACCCCTTGCTGTCGGCGCCGCTGGTCGCCGCCGCGCTGTTCGTGTTCGGGGCGGTCGTCTATCTCTTGATTGTGCGGTTTGCGGTGCGGGCCAAAGCCAATGCCGGCATGGTGCAGATCTTCTCGACCTTTGGACTTGCGATCGTGATGCGCGGGCTGGCGCAATATTTCTTCACGCCGGACTATCGCAGCATCACGCACTCCTGGCTCGGTGGCAAAACCATCTCGATCGGCGGCATCTTCCTGCCCGTTCCGCAGCTGTGCGGTGCGTTCGTGGCGATTGCCGCATTCGTCGCGCTCTATTTCTTCATCAATCGCACCGACTTCGGCCGGGCGCTTGAGGCGACGCGTGAGGACGCCGGCGCGGTGGCGCTCGTCGGCATAGACAAGAACCGCGTGTTCGCGCTCGGCTGGGGCTTAGGGGCCGCGCTGGTCGGCCTCGCCGGTGCGATCATGGCGATTTTCTTCTATATTTATCCTGACGTCGGCGCGTCCTTTGCGCTGATCGCCTATGTTACAGTGGCGCTCGGCGGTTTCGGCAGCGTGTTCGGTGCCTTTGCCGGCGGCCTGATTGTCGGCCTTGTCGAGGCCTCCACCGCCCTGATCCTGCCGCCGTCGCTGAAATCGATCGGCATCTACGCGGTCTATCTGCTCGTGGTCTTCGTTCGGCCGCGCGGCCTGTTCGGGTCAATGTGA
- a CDS encoding ABC transporter substrate-binding protein, protein MTISRRNVLLGATASAALLPMAARAQTSEVVIGVIYPLSGASAQIGVDAQKAFETAAEIINKNFDYDLPLARGEGLPGLGGAKVRLVFADHQADPQKGRAEAERLITQEKVCAVIGTYQSAVAVTVSQICERYQIPFMSADNSSPSLHRRGLKFYFRASPHDEMYSKAMFDFFDVMKKKGTKIETLSLFHEDTIFGTDSGNAQTKLAAERGYKIVSDIKYRANSPSLSAEVQQLKAANADVLMPSSYTTDGILLVKTMGELGYKPPAIVAQDAGFSEKALYDAVGDKLEGVISRGTFSLDLAQKRPMVGKINDMFKEKSGKDLNDYSSRQLMALVLMAEAINRAKSTDGEKIRDALAATDVPGEQTIMPWKRVKYDETGQNNDADPVLLQYVGGKFVTIFPAQAAVAEASWPMK, encoded by the coding sequence ATGACCATCTCCCGCCGAAACGTGTTGCTCGGAGCCACCGCCAGCGCTGCGCTGCTGCCGATGGCGGCGCGCGCCCAAACCTCCGAAGTGGTGATCGGCGTGATCTATCCGCTGTCGGGTGCGAGCGCCCAGATCGGCGTCGATGCACAGAAGGCGTTCGAGACCGCGGCCGAAATCATCAACAAGAACTTCGACTACGACCTGCCGCTTGCGCGCGGCGAGGGCCTGCCGGGTCTCGGCGGCGCCAAGGTGCGGCTCGTCTTTGCCGACCATCAGGCCGATCCGCAGAAGGGCCGCGCCGAGGCCGAGCGCCTGATCACGCAGGAGAAAGTCTGCGCCGTCATCGGCACCTATCAGAGCGCGGTAGCCGTTACCGTGAGCCAGATTTGCGAGCGCTACCAGATCCCGTTCATGTCGGCGGACAATTCCTCGCCGAGCCTGCATCGTCGCGGCCTGAAATTCTATTTCCGCGCCTCACCGCATGACGAAATGTATTCCAAGGCGATGTTCGACTTCTTCGACGTCATGAAGAAGAAGGGCACCAAGATCGAAACCTTGTCGCTGTTCCATGAAGACACGATCTTCGGCACCGACTCCGGCAACGCGCAGACCAAGCTCGCGGCCGAACGCGGCTACAAGATCGTCTCTGATATCAAGTATCGCGCCAATTCGCCGTCGCTCTCCGCTGAAGTGCAGCAGCTCAAGGCGGCCAATGCCGACGTGCTGATGCCCTCGAGCTACACCACCGACGGCATTTTGCTGGTCAAGACCATGGGCGAACTCGGCTACAAGCCGCCGGCGATCGTGGCGCAGGACGCCGGCTTCTCCGAAAAGGCGCTGTATGACGCAGTCGGCGACAAGCTCGAGGGCGTGATCTCGCGCGGCACTTTCTCGCTGGATCTGGCGCAGAAGCGGCCGATGGTCGGCAAGATCAACGACATGTTCAAGGAAAAGTCCGGCAAGGACTTGAACGATTACTCGTCGCGGCAGCTCATGGCGCTCGTGTTGATGGCGGAAGCCATCAACCGCGCCAAATCGACCGACGGCGAGAAGATCCGCGACGCGCTGGCGGCAACCGACGTTCCCGGCGAGCAGACCATCATGCCCTGGAAGCGCGTGAAGTACGATGAGACGGGTCAGAACAACGATGCCGATCCGGTCCTGCTGCAATATGTCGGCGGCAAGTTCGTCACCATCTTCCCGGCGCAGGCGGCAGTTGCCGAAGCCTCCTGGCCGATGAAATAA
- a CDS encoding ABC transporter ATP-binding protein: MLSVREVTTAYQGLVAISSVSIEVEKGEVVAVAGANGAGKSTLLKTIAGAERPRSGSVTFDGARIDGMAQHLITARGIAYVPENRRLFPRLSVHDNLRLGSYLYRGKVDREGPLDLVFKLFPRLSERLEQRAETLSGGEQQMLAIGRALMTRPRLLMLDEPSQGIMPKLVDEIFQAVKRIRDTGVTVLIVEQRIAECLDIADRAYILQTGRLQMQGTASEIMSNPDVRKAYLGL, encoded by the coding sequence ATGCTGTCGGTGCGTGAAGTCACCACTGCCTATCAGGGGCTGGTCGCGATCTCCTCAGTCTCGATCGAGGTCGAGAAGGGGGAAGTCGTTGCGGTGGCGGGCGCCAACGGCGCCGGAAAGTCCACGCTTCTGAAGACGATCGCCGGCGCCGAACGGCCGCGTTCCGGCAGCGTCACCTTCGATGGCGCCCGCATCGACGGCATGGCGCAGCACCTGATCACCGCGCGCGGCATCGCCTACGTACCGGAGAACCGCCGTCTGTTTCCGCGGCTCTCGGTGCACGACAATCTGCGTCTCGGCAGCTATCTCTACCGCGGCAAGGTGGATCGCGAGGGGCCGCTTGATCTGGTCTTCAAGCTGTTTCCGCGGCTCTCCGAGCGGCTGGAGCAGCGCGCCGAAACGTTGTCGGGTGGCGAGCAGCAGATGCTGGCGATCGGCCGCGCGCTGATGACCCGGCCTCGGCTTTTGATGCTGGACGAGCCGTCGCAAGGCATCATGCCAAAACTCGTTGACGAGATCTTTCAGGCGGTCAAGCGCATCCGCGATACCGGCGTGACGGTTCTGATCGTCGAACAGCGCATCGCCGAATGCCTCGACATCGCCGACCGCGCCTACATCCTGCAAACCGGCCGCTTGCAGATGCAGGGCACCGCGTCCGAGATCATGAGCAATCCGGACGTGCGCAAGGCGTATCTCGGATTGTAG
- the otnI gene encoding 2-oxo-tetronate isomerase gives MPRFAANLTLMFNEVPFLDRFEAAAKAGFTAVEFLFPYAYPVEEIGKRLHGNGLTQALFNLPPGNWDAGEKGFAALPERFDDLKQSLVTALPYARATGVKRLHLMAGLADRKDPKALAAFRKSVTHAAEFFAPHGIDVVLEPLNARNTPNYFLNDFGFARDMIQDLKIPNLKLQFDIYHCQILHGDVTMRLREMMPITGHVQIASIPSRHEPDDEELNYPFLFAELDRLGYDGFVGCEYNPRGKTTDGLAWFKPYAGARP, from the coding sequence ATGCCCCGCTTTGCAGCCAATCTGACGCTGATGTTCAACGAGGTGCCGTTCCTCGATCGTTTCGAGGCGGCAGCGAAAGCCGGCTTCACGGCGGTGGAGTTCCTGTTTCCCTATGCTTATCCGGTCGAGGAGATCGGCAAGCGCCTGCACGGCAACGGCCTGACGCAAGCCTTGTTCAACCTGCCGCCGGGCAATTGGGACGCAGGCGAGAAGGGCTTTGCGGCGCTGCCGGAGCGCTTTGACGATTTGAAGCAGAGCCTCGTTACAGCGTTGCCTTACGCGCGAGCGACCGGCGTCAAGCGCCTGCACCTGATGGCGGGGCTGGCCGACCGGAAGGACCCGAAGGCGCTTGCGGCATTCAGGAAGTCCGTGACCCATGCCGCGGAATTTTTTGCGCCCCACGGCATCGACGTCGTGCTCGAGCCGCTCAACGCCCGCAACACGCCGAACTATTTTCTCAATGATTTCGGTTTTGCGCGCGATATGATCCAGGATTTGAAAATTCCGAACCTGAAATTGCAGTTCGACATCTATCACTGCCAGATCCTGCATGGCGACGTGACCATGCGGCTGCGCGAGATGATGCCGATCACGGGCCACGTCCAGATTGCGAGCATTCCCTCGCGCCACGAGCCCGACGACGAAGAGCTGAACTACCCGTTCCTGTTCGCCGAGCTCGATCGTCTTGGCTATGACGGCTTTGTCGGCTGCGAATATAATCCGCGCGGCAAGACCACCGATGGCCTTGCCTGGTTCAAGCCGTATGCGGGAGCGAGGCCGTGA
- a CDS encoding Zn-dependent hydrolase, translating to MPAASNLQIDSARLWGTIHETAKFGATPKGGVRRLTLGPEDKQVRDWFRKACEAAGLEVHVDALGSMFGLRKGRDMSKPPIGLGSHLDTQPTGGKFDGVLGTLAALEVVRTLNDAGIETELPICIANWTNEEGSRFAPAMMASAAYVGDFTTDDILSRKDAEGTTVCEALDSIGYRGDKPVGFQKFSGFVELHIEQGPILEAEGKTIGVVDSGQGVLWYDGKITGFESHAGSTPMQLRRDALATLSEIVLAMEAIARKHGPNAVGTIGEAVIANPSRNVIPGEIAFTMDCRSADAKIMDALDSDLRAAIKEIAVRRKVEVAVDLIWRKPPTHFDPKLVDAVESAAEKLGFSHRRITSGAGHDACNLNTKIPAAMVFVPCKDGISHNELEDATQVDCTAGANVLMHTVLALAGVAS from the coding sequence ATGCCCGCCGCATCCAACCTGCAAATCGACTCCGCCCGCCTCTGGGGCACGATTCACGAGACCGCGAAATTCGGCGCCACACCCAAAGGCGGCGTGCGGCGGCTGACGCTTGGCCCCGAAGACAAGCAGGTGCGCGACTGGTTTCGCAAGGCGTGCGAGGCCGCCGGCCTCGAAGTGCATGTCGACGCGCTGGGCTCGATGTTCGGCCTTCGCAAGGGCCGCGACATGTCGAAGCCGCCGATCGGCCTCGGCTCGCATCTCGATACCCAGCCGACCGGCGGCAAGTTCGATGGCGTGCTCGGCACACTCGCCGCGCTCGAAGTCGTCCGCACGCTCAACGATGCCGGGATCGAGACCGAGCTTCCGATCTGCATCGCCAACTGGACCAATGAAGAGGGCTCGCGCTTTGCGCCCGCGATGATGGCGTCTGCCGCCTATGTCGGCGATTTCACCACCGACGACATCCTCTCACGCAAGGATGCCGAGGGCACGACCGTCTGCGAAGCGCTGGATAGTATTGGATATCGCGGCGACAAGCCCGTCGGTTTTCAGAAATTCTCCGGCTTTGTCGAACTGCACATCGAACAGGGGCCCATTCTCGAAGCCGAGGGCAAGACCATCGGCGTGGTCGATTCCGGCCAGGGTGTGCTGTGGTATGACGGCAAGATCACGGGTTTTGAAAGCCATGCCGGCTCGACGCCGATGCAGCTTCGCCGCGATGCGCTTGCGACGCTGTCGGAGATCGTGCTGGCGATGGAAGCGATCGCCAGGAAGCACGGACCGAACGCGGTCGGCACCATCGGCGAGGCCGTGATCGCCAATCCCTCCCGCAACGTCATTCCCGGCGAAATCGCCTTCACCATGGATTGCCGCAGCGCGGACGCCAAGATCATGGACGCGCTCGACTCCGACTTGCGTGCCGCCATCAAGGAGATCGCGGTCCGCCGCAAGGTCGAGGTCGCGGTTGACCTGATCTGGCGCAAGCCGCCGACCCATTTCGATCCCAAGCTTGTCGACGCCGTCGAAAGTGCCGCCGAGAAACTCGGCTTCTCGCATCGCCGCATCACCTCGGGTGCGGGCCACGACGCCTGCAATCTCAATACGAAGATTCCGGCAGCCATGGTGTTCGTGCCCTGCAAGGACGGCATCAGCCACAACGAACTCGAAGACGCTACGCAGGTCGACTGCACTGCCGGCGCGAACGTCTTGATGCATACAGTGCTGGCGCTCGCCGGCGTCGCGTCGTGA